One genomic window of Burkholderia plantarii includes the following:
- a CDS encoding DsbA family oxidoreductase, producing MVMQIDLYTEITCPWCIVGHHRLDKVLAERFPDLVVDIRQHPVLLLPDAPAGGLYIPDLLRSRYGITDPKVAFARPEREARASGFSLDLGRQLWAYPTQAAHAVILAAAGRDTQHRLAVAITDAYFIKAKNISDADVLADIAADYGFDRNQARAIALDPEQHRRVEQEAARSAGAGVRSVPHFVFGESIAINGGRGEDEIAAAIRAASGAISL from the coding sequence ATGGTTATGCAAATAGACCTCTATACTGAAATCACATGCCCGTGGTGCATCGTCGGGCATCACCGTCTCGACAAAGTGCTGGCGGAGCGTTTTCCCGACCTGGTCGTTGATATCCGGCAGCATCCCGTCTTGCTGCTGCCCGATGCGCCGGCGGGGGGCCTCTATATTCCCGACTTGCTGCGTTCGCGCTACGGCATAACCGATCCGAAAGTGGCCTTTGCTCGCCCCGAGAGAGAAGCTCGCGCTTCGGGTTTCTCACTAGATCTTGGCCGCCAGCTCTGGGCGTATCCGACCCAAGCTGCTCATGCCGTGATTCTGGCAGCCGCTGGGCGTGACACGCAGCACAGGCTCGCCGTTGCAATCACTGACGCATACTTCATCAAAGCGAAGAATATTTCCGACGCGGATGTATTGGCCGACATCGCAGCCGACTACGGTTTCGACCGCAACCAGGCGCGTGCCATCGCACTTGATCCTGAACAGCACCGCCGCGTCGAGCAGGAAGCGGCCAGGTCGGCCGGTGCCGGTGTCCGTTCGGTTCCTCACTTTGTCTTTGGGGAAAGCATTGCCATCAATGGGGGACGCGGCGAAGACGAGATTGCTGCGGCAATAC